A region of Paenibacillus sp. 37 DNA encodes the following proteins:
- a CDS encoding 4'-phosphopantetheinyl transferase family protein: protein MMITICVLQVPEVLPEANWNQLLSQVSGERRAQASRFLRQADAYRSVLGEILTRVTLSKLTGLRHAELSFTHNSYGKPSLIHHSDVPFNVSHSGDWIALISGGTDELGVDVEKIAPIDMQIAERFFSPKESQFLAAEPDDRRLETFYRLWTLKESYIKAVGMGLSIPLDSFAILPNERKEWHCKQAGTYLFLSQRLDDGHMLAACSAGGELPSKTEIVTLEDLYKELV from the coding sequence ATGATGATAACTATTTGTGTGCTCCAAGTTCCAGAAGTATTGCCCGAGGCGAACTGGAACCAATTGCTGTCGCAAGTTTCTGGCGAGCGACGTGCCCAGGCTTCGCGTTTTTTGCGTCAGGCTGACGCGTATCGCTCCGTGCTGGGAGAGATATTGACTCGTGTGACTTTGAGCAAGTTGACTGGACTGAGACATGCTGAGCTTTCTTTTACCCATAACTCCTATGGCAAACCTTCGCTCATTCACCATTCGGATGTACCATTCAACGTCTCCCATTCTGGTGATTGGATTGCGCTAATCTCTGGCGGTACAGATGAACTGGGCGTAGATGTGGAAAAAATAGCTCCAATTGACATGCAGATTGCTGAGCGTTTCTTCTCTCCTAAGGAGAGCCAGTTCTTGGCTGCCGAGCCTGACGACCGGCGGCTGGAGACCTTCTACCGTCTATGGACGCTGAAGGAAAGTTATATCAAGGCAGTCGGTATGGGCTTGTCCATACCGCTGGACTCCTTCGCCATCCTACCTAATGAACGGAAGGAATGGCATTGCAAACAGGCCGGGACATATCTCTTTCTCAGTCAGCGACTGGATGATGGACATATGCTTGCGGCATGTTCTGCTGGGGGAGAGCTGCCGAGCAAGACGGAGATTGTAACCTTGGAGGATCTGTATAAAGAGTTAGTATAG